TTTCAATAATATAGTCGTTTATATTGTCTGAGGTGGTGTTTAAAAGAAGATGGGCAGAGTTTGGATTTGATTCTGGGGGCAAATATCCAAGATCATATTTTGGAGCACCTTCTCCAATATAGGAAGACCAGTTTATAATTCCTTCTTTTCCAGACTGGACAAGAAGGTTTTCTTTTACAAACTCTTCAATATTTACAACAACTTGTTCAGTTCTTTCAATTGTAGTGCCAATAGGAAGCTCTAGGTTTACTGTTACAAGAGCCCTGTCGCTTTTTGCCATGAAAATAAAAGGGATTTTTGTTCCCAATATAAAGGAAAGCAAAAATACAAAAACAATTGTTGCTACGGTTAATTTAGAATATTTAAGGCAAAAGATAAGAGCTTTTTTATATTGGGAAGCTATTTTTTCAAAAAATGAATTTTTCTTGTTTTCTGATTTTGAAGACGATTTTATTCCGTATACACAGAAAAGAGCAATTATTGTAAGAGTTAGGATCCATGAGCTTAAAAGAGAATAACTCACAACTATAAAAATATTACCCATAATTTCGCCCATTACAGAATCCGCAAGAAAAAATGCCATAAAAGCAGCTGAGGTGGTAATAGATGATGTAAAAAGTGGAAACATAAGTTCTTTTGCCGATTCTATGGTTGCATCAAGAGAACTTTTTCCCTCATCAATTTTAAAAAGAACTGATTCTGACATTACTATTCCGTTGTCAACAAGAATTCCCAGGGCAATTATAAGAGCAGCAAGGGAAACTTTGTTTAAGCCCACGTCTGTAAGGGATATCAAAAAAATTGTTGTAATCATTGCACAGGGAATAAGTGAAGCAACAATAAAACCTGTTCGCAAGCCAAGAAATAAAAGCATGAGTACGAGAACAACAACAACAGACTGAAGAAGATTGCCCACAAAATCATTTACTGATTTTTCAACAACAAAATCCTGGGAGGCAACCCTTTCAAACTCAACTCCATGGGGATATTTTCCCCTTAAACTATCAAGCTTTTCATCAATCTGAAGGCCTAAGTTGATTGTATTTCCGCCTTTTTTCAGGTTTACTCCAATTGCAAGTCCTTGAACTCCGTTTATTCTTACAATATTTGTCTTTGGTTCCTCATATCCTCTTCTTATTGTGGAGATATTTGAAAGTTTTATGATTTTACCCTCATTTGAGGATATAATCATATTTTTAAGATCCTCAATGTTTTCGAAATTTCCTGTGGGCTCAAGGATTATTCTTTGTTGACCGACTTTTATTTCCCCTCCCGGAATTATTATATTTGTTCTTTCAATTAAATTGCTCAGACTGCTTTTTGTAATCCCAGTTTCAAGAAGCCTTGCATCATCAAATTCCACATAGATTTTTTCTTTTTGTTTTCCTGCAATTTCAACTTTTGCAGCATCAGGAAGTTTGATAAGTTCATCTCTTATTTCATCTGCAATATCATTGATTTCAGCATAGGAGTGCCCTTCGGCTGTAAGGCCCACAATAATTCCAAAAACATCTCCTACTTCGTCATTTATTTCTACATGAGCTCCTTGAGGAAGTTCTTTTTGTACATCTTCAACCTTTCTTCTTATTCGGTCAAAAATTGGCTGAAGCTCATAAACATTTTCTTTTAAAGAAATATTGACTATGGAAATTCCTGTTCTTGATTCGCTTGTTATATAGTCAACTTCGGGTATTTCCTGGACAACTTTTTCTATTTTGTCAGAAATAAGATTTTCAATTCGATCCGGGCTTGCTCCTGAATATGCGGTGACAATGCTTATATATCTTATAAGAAAAGGCGGCATATCATCGCGGGGCATTGAATTAAAAGAAGAGATTCCGCTTATGAGCACAACAGTAAGGATGGAAAGGGTTAGTACATAATTTTTTATTGAAAACTTTGTAAGCATGCTTTTCTCCGAAATCTTTACTCAAATCTAACTTTGAGTCCATTGGATAGTTTTGAAATACCTGCTGTTACTATAAATTCACCGCCTTTAACTCCGCTTATTATTTCAAATCCTCTGTCAGTTATCCCCCCTGTTTGAACAATCCTTTTTTCAACTATTCCAAGGCCGTTTGTATCAGGCTTTAATATATAGACAAAATTACTCGAACTATCTTCTCCAACTGAATGAACTGGAACCATAAGGTGTCCACCCGATGAAATGTTTTTAAAATCAAATCTTACATCAGCAGGCATTCCTGGTCTTATTTTTTTTGTGGGGTGAAGAATTTTTATTTTTACAGGATAAGTAGAAGATTTACTGTCAAGGCTATAGGAAACTTCTGTAACTTCTCCATTGAAAACTTTGTCTTTAATGGAGTTGAACTGAATTTCAACCAGATCTCCTTTTTGTACAGAAGATATATATATTTCAGGAATTCCCGAACTTATTTCCATTTTCTCAAAGGATTGAATTTCAAGAAAAACCTGACCTGCTTTAATGTTTTCCCCTTCTTCAGCGGATTTGTTTGATACAATACCTGAAACAGGAGCAGTTAACTTGTAATATCCCAGTTCTCTTTTTTGAAGCTCTGCATTTCTTTTATCAGCAAGCCAGGTGGCATTGGCATTTGCAAAGTTATCTTTTGCAGCTTCATATTCATTAAGGGAAATATTGTTGTTTTCATAAAGACTTTTAAGTCTTTCAAGATTTGATTTAGCAGTTTTTCTATAAACCTGGGATCTGTTTAGGGAGGCAAGCATTTTTTCATACCTGAGTTTTGCATCTGAATCATCGAGGACTGCAATTAATTCTCCCTGGTTTGTTTTGTCGCCTTCTTTTACATTGATTTTTTCAATTTTTCCTCCAACTCTAAAGCTTAGTCTTGATATTCTTCCAGATTGTGAAACACCTGAAAAAGTTCTTGAATGCATCTCGTTGGATTTAAAAACCTGAATATATTTTACAGGTCTTACTACCTCTTGTTCTTCGCTTTGTTTTTCTTCGGCACATGAAAAAAAACCAAGAAACAAAGCAAAGATAATTGCTATTTTAAGTTTTGAGTTCATTTTTTCTCCTTGTTGAAACCTGAACAGAGCGTCCCATATTTTTGGAATTAGTTGTTTTGTATATAATCTTTCATTTTTTCTCCTTGTTGAAACCTGAACAGAGCGTCCCATATTTTTGGAATTAGTTGTTTTGTATATAATCTTTCATTTTTTCATTAAAATTTTGGTTTTCTTGATCTGAATAAAAAAAAGAATATCTTCCAATTGTTCTCTGAAGCTTAAGCGTTGTTGATAAAAAATCGTAAACTGAATTCATCTGACTTAGATCTGCACTTAATGATTCATTTTGTGCATTCACAAGCTCAGTAACAGAGACCTTTCCCCTGGCATAGAGATCTTGAACAAGGACAAGGCTTTTATTTGCATAGTCGGCTGAAGTTTTAGATGCTTCAAGGTTTATAATTTTGTTTAAAAGTTCAAGAATTGCCGCTCTTACATTGACTTCAATTGTGTTTGAGATGATTTTTCTTTCTTCTTGAAGCTTGTCAAGGTTGAGCTCGGTTTTTTTTCTGTCAAGATTTATTCTGCCCTTTGAATAAAGAGGCCATGAAAGGTTTAATGCAATAGTCCACTCATTATCTTCAAGATCTTTGTTGGGAATACTTGAACCCTCACCGCTTCTGTCAAAAATATGTAAAGCTTCTCCCGCAACTGAGGCAATAGGAAGAAACCTTTCCCTTTTGTACCTTTTAAGTTCCCTTGAGTAGGCTTTTTCGATAAAATTAATTTGTTTTATTTCCGGAGAGTTTTCCAGGGCTTCTTTTACAAGGAAGTCGGAAAATTTTTTAAATGTGGAAGGGTTGTTTATATATTTGTAGGATTCTTTTGATTTATAATTTTTGAAAAGTTCACCTTCCAAAGATTCATCCACAAGATAAATTTTTTCCCTAAAAGCTCTGTTAAGTATTTTATTCAGGTTTAATATCTGAAGCCTGTGGGTGTTTGAGGCTTCAAAAAGGTCCTTTGCATCTGTTGCTACTGAACTTTTCCACCTGTAAACATCTGATTTTCCTGAATAGCCGGCAACTTCCCTTTGCTCTGAAATTGAAAGGTGCTTTTTTGTAAGCTGAAGGTTGTCTTTTCTTATTTTTGCTATGGTTTTTGCTTTTAACACATTGAAATATGCTGTGGCTGCCTGGTTGACAATGTCTAGTTGTTTTGTTTCAAGAGCACTTTTCTGGGCTTTAAGATAGTTTCTGCTTGCTTCCTTTCCAGAACTTATTGGTTCGGAAAAAATAAGCTGTTCTACCCTGACAGAAGTGGAGGCAGTTCTTTCTGCTGCTGTTCCCATGGAGTTTTCAGCTCTTTTTGAGTCTATTATTGTTTCTCCTGCATTAAGACTTAAGGAAGGAAAATATTGTGATTTTGCAAGTTTGTAATCCTGACCTGAAATATCGGTTTCAAGGGATGATACTTTTAGATCAAGATTGTTTTTTAAGGCCTGCTCAACAACATCTTTAAGACTTAACAATGATTCTTGGTCAATTATATGAGTGTCGATGACTTCAGCTTCTGAAAGAACTGCAAAGGAAGGTTAAAATCCAAGTTTTGAAGCTGTTTCCATGTTGATTACAAATTTTTTCTCAAGGTCCATTTTCACAGGGAGTTGGGATAATTTATTTCCACCTAAATAAGATTCAATATTAAGTGCTATTCTTCTTATGGTTCTTATATGGCTTTCCTCAGGATAAAGGGCTGCGATTGCACCTGAATTTATATCTGAACTTGAAGAGCCGAAAGCTAAAATACCAAGGTTTGAAAGAGCAAGCAGGTAAAAAAGTTTTTTTTCGTTTCCAAATCTTCCAAAATACCCAAGATAAACACTGTCATAGTCTGATATTCTAGTTAATACATCATTAATTCCAGTGGTAAGATGGATAACTCCTATTTCAGCTCCAAAGGATTTTGCTGATTTTTTAAGAGGTTCTAAATTATTTATAACTGAATCAATAATTTCGCTTTGTGCAACTATTGCAAGCTTTTTAAAGGGGTAAACCTTGTGAAAAGTTTTAATGTCTCCTTCAAAATCTTGATTAAAAAGAATGTATGTGAAATTTTTAACTCCGGATTTGTTTTTGTTTGAAACATCAAGCCCTTGAATAAGAGGATCAATTATTCCAACAGCTATTACAGGTTTTTTAAATTCTTTTTCCGAAGAAATAACCGCACTTGAAAGAACGCCTATGCTGATAATAAAATTTACCTGGTTATTGTTTAAAAGTAATTGATAGTTTTCCTTTGCTTTTTTGGCACTCCAGTCAGATGAAAGAATCAGCTAGTCTTTGATTACAATGCTGTCTGTAATAAGAGCTTTGACTTCTTTTTTCAACAGGCTGATAAAGGGCTCCGACATTTTTGGTAAATCATCAACAATTATTCCAGGTACTATTATTTGAGGGGCTGAATATGAAGTGTTTGCAAAAATGATAAAGACAAATAATGATAAAGCGATTATTTTTTTCATTTTATTTCCTTAAATTAAGGACAATAAAAGCCTAGGTTGATAATTGGTCTGAATCTTCCAAGGCTTTATTAGTATCATCCTTTTTCAACTAAAATTATCAGATGGAATCAATGATTGAGTTAAAGGTATTGCTGGGACGCATTGTTTTTTCAAGTTTTTCTCTGTCAGGCTTATAGTAGCCTCCGATATTGGCAGGTTTTCCCTGGGCATTGCTTATTTCTTCAATTATGATTTTTTCATTTTTTTTAAGTTTTTCTGAAATTTTTTCAAATTTTTCTTTAAGCTCAATATCAATATCTTGATCTGCAAGAGCTTTTGCCCAGTAAAGGGCAAGATAGAAATGACTTCCCCTTGTATCCAGTTCCTTAACTTTTCTTGAAGGTGATTTTTCATTCTCAAGGTGGATTCCTACTGCTTTATCAAGGGTAGCTGCAAAAATTTCAGCTTTTTTATTTTTAAATTTTCTTCCAAGATGTTCAAAGGAAGCAACAAGGGCACAGAATTCTCCAAGAGAATCCCATCTTAAATGACTTTCTTTTAAAAACTGATCAACATGCCTTGGAGCTGAGCCGCCTGCTCCTGTTTCAAAAAGACCTCCGCCTTTCATAAGGGGAACTATTGAAAGCATTTTGGCACTTGTTCCAAGCTCTAGAATTGGAAAAAGATCTGTAAGATAATCACGTAAAACATTTCCTGTTACAGAAATAACATCTAGTCCTTTTCTTATTCTTTCAAGGGAAAATTTCATTGCATCATCAGGATTCATTATTCTTATATCAAGGCCTGAAGTGTCGTGCTCTGGAAGATATTGTCTTACTTTTTTAATAATTTCCAAATCATGGGCTCTTTTTTCATCCAGCCAGAAAATGGTGGGAAGGTTAGTTATTCTTGCCCTTGTAACAGCAAGTTTTACCCAGTCATAAATTGGAGCATCTTTTGTCTGGCAGGCTCTGAAAATATCCCCTTTTTCAACCTTTTGCTCAAGAATGGTATTTCCGTTTTCATCAATTATTTTTATAATTCCATTTTCAGGGGCTTCAAATGTTTTGTCATGGGAACCGTATTCTTCAGCTTTTTGAGCCATAAGGCCTACATTTGAAACGCTTCCCATGGTTGAAGGATCAAATTCTTTGTTTTTATTGCAGTCATCTATCACTGCCTGATAAATGCCGGCGTAAGATCTGTCAGGAATCAAAGCTATGGTGTCATGGAGCTTGTCATCAGGGCCCCACATTTTTCCGCCGTCACGAATCAATACAGGCATTGAGGCATCTATTATTATATTGTTTGGAACATGGAGATTGGTTATTCCTTTGGTTGAATCAACCATGGCAAGTTTGCAGCCTTTTTCATATGAAGCCAGGAGATCTTTTTCTATTTCATTTTTTTTGTCTTTATCAAGGGTTTCAATTCTTTCATAAAGATCATTAATTCCATAGTTTTCATTAAATCCCAAAGATTTGAGAGTTTCTTTGTGTTTTTCTAAAGCATCTTTATAAAAAACAGATACACAATGCCCAAACATTAAGGGGTCAGAGACTTTCATCATTGTCGCCTTCAGATGAAGGGATAAAAGAAGGTCATCTTTTTTAGCCTCAAGAATTTGGTCTTCATAAAACTTTCTCAAAGCTTTTACATTCATTGTTGTTGAATCAATAATTTCGTCTTTAAGAAGGGCGGTTTCTTCCTTGAGAATGGTTGTTTTTCCAGCCTCATCAATATGTTTGATTTTTACTGTGCATTCTTTGTTTATCAGAGCAGATTTTTCATTTGAATAAAAATCCCCCTCAGTCATATGGGCAACTCTAGACTTTGAGTTTTGGGGCCAGGGTTTGATAAGTTTATGGGGCTTTTTTTGCCCAAAATCCTTTACAGCTGCAGCAGCTCTCCTGTCCGAGTTTCCTTCTCTTAAAACTGGATTAACTGCACTTCCAAGAACTTTTGCATATCTTAAATTAATTTGCTTTTCTTCTTTTGTTTCAGGTTCTTCAGGATAATCTGGAATATCATATCCTTTTTCCTGAAGTTCTTTTATTGCAGCTTTAAGCTGTGGAATTGAGGCACTTATATTGGGAAGTTTTATTATATTTGTTTCTGGTTTTTTTACAAGGTCTCCAAGTT
This genomic window from Desulforegulaceae bacterium contains:
- a CDS encoding efflux RND transporter permease subunit, translated to MLTKFSIKNYVLTLSILTVVLISGISSFNSMPRDDMPPFLIRYISIVTAYSGASPDRIENLISDKIEKVVQEIPEVDYITSESRTGISIVNISLKENVYELQPIFDRIRRKVEDVQKELPQGAHVEINDEVGDVFGIIVGLTAEGHSYAEINDIADEIRDELIKLPDAAKVEIAGKQKEKIYVEFDDARLLETGITKSSLSNLIERTNIIIPGGEIKVGQQRIILEPTGNFENIEDLKNMIISSNEGKIIKLSNISTIRRGYEEPKTNIVRINGVQGLAIGVNLKKGGNTINLGLQIDEKLDSLRGKYPHGVEFERVASQDFVVEKSVNDFVGNLLQSVVVVLVLMLLFLGLRTGFIVASLIPCAMITTIFLISLTDVGLNKVSLAALIIALGILVDNGIVMSESVLFKIDEGKSSLDATIESAKELMFPLFTSSITTSAAFMAFFLADSVMGEIMGNIFIVVSYSLLSSWILTLTIIALFCVYGIKSSSKSENKKNSFFEKIASQYKKALIFCLKYSKLTVATIVFVFLLSFILGTKIPFIFMAKSDRALVTVNLELPIGTTIERTEQVVVNIEEFVKENLLVQSGKEGIINWSSYIGEGAPKYDLGYLPPESNPNSAHLLLNTTSDNINDYIIEKVDSFIFNNFPDATYTVSRLLSGGGSANPVEIRLSGDEIESLYFAAEEIKEKLRTIPGAKNVDDDWGMKTKKLVIEINPAAAQMAGITNQDIAVSLQTILSGVGTGSFREGDKTIPIVMKNEKADLLKIEDLKTINIYAQQSGKGVPLSQVAEIRVEWQPTKVLRRDLTKTITVTSDVKTNYTAAEITRAISPWLNNNQNLKQKNISFELGGDAEGSADAMGAVAKKLPICFFIIIIFLIAQFNSIRKPLIIILTIPLGLVGVIAGLYITGSYFGFMAFLGIISLGGIVINNGIVLIDRINIEETENNKDTFHAIVDSGIQRLRPILLTTITTSLGLVPLWLGGGLMWEPMAISIIFGIMFATVLTLIFVPTLYKIFFRVNYQEY
- a CDS encoding efflux RND transporter periplasmic adaptor subunit; the encoded protein is MNSKLKIAIIFALFLGFFSCAEEKQSEEQEVVRPVKYIQVFKSNEMHSRTFSGVSQSGRISRLSFRVGGKIEKINVKEGDKTNQGELIAVLDDSDAKLRYEKMLASLNRSQVYRKTAKSNLERLKSLYENNNISLNEYEAAKDNFANANATWLADKRNAELQKRELGYYKLTAPVSGIVSNKSAEEGENIKAGQVFLEIQSFEKMEISSGIPEIYISSVQKGDLVEIQFNSIKDKVFNGEVTEVSYSLDSKSSTYPVKIKILHPTKKIRPGMPADVRFDFKNISSGGHLMVPVHSVGEDSSSNFVYILKPDTNGLGIVEKRIVQTGGITDRGFEIISGVKGGEFIVTAGISKLSNGLKVRFE
- a CDS encoding TolC family protein; the protein is MLSLKDVVEQALKNNLDLKVSSLETDISGQDYKLAKSQYFPSLSLNAGETIIDSKRAENSMGTAAERTASTSVRVEQLIFSEPISSGKEASRNYLKAQKSALETKQLDIVNQAATAYFNVLKAKTIAKIRKDNLQLTKKHLSISEQREVAGYSGKSDVYRWKSSVATDAKDLFEASNTHRLQILNLNKILNRAFREKIYLVDESLEGELFKNYKSKESYKYINNPSTFKKFSDFLVKEALENSPEIKQINFIEKAYSRELKRYKRERFLPIASVAGEALHIFDRSGEGSSIPNKDLEDNEWTIALNLSWPLYSKGRINLDRKKTELNLDKLQEERKIISNTIEVNVRAAILELLNKIINLEASKTSADYANKSLVLVQDLYARGKVSVTELVNAQNESLSADLSQMNSVYDFLSTTLKLQRTIGRYSFFYSDQENQNFNEKMKDYIQNN
- a CDS encoding NADP-dependent isocitrate dehydrogenase codes for the protein MTDQKIIYTEIDEAPALATYSLLPILQAFTKDSGIIFEKKDISLSGRIIANFPEKLREDQKIPDFLAELGDLVKKPETNIIKLPNISASIPQLKAAIKELQEKGYDIPDYPEEPETKEEKQINLRYAKVLGSAVNPVLREGNSDRRAAAAVKDFGQKKPHKLIKPWPQNSKSRVAHMTEGDFYSNEKSALINKECTVKIKHIDEAGKTTILKEETALLKDEIIDSTTMNVKALRKFYEDQILEAKKDDLLLSLHLKATMMKVSDPLMFGHCVSVFYKDALEKHKETLKSLGFNENYGINDLYERIETLDKDKKNEIEKDLLASYEKGCKLAMVDSTKGITNLHVPNNIIIDASMPVLIRDGGKMWGPDDKLHDTIALIPDRSYAGIYQAVIDDCNKNKEFDPSTMGSVSNVGLMAQKAEEYGSHDKTFEAPENGIIKIIDENGNTILEQKVEKGDIFRACQTKDAPIYDWVKLAVTRARITNLPTIFWLDEKRAHDLEIIKKVRQYLPEHDTSGLDIRIMNPDDAMKFSLERIRKGLDVISVTGNVLRDYLTDLFPILELGTSAKMLSIVPLMKGGGLFETGAGGSAPRHVDQFLKESHLRWDSLGEFCALVASFEHLGRKFKNKKAEIFAATLDKAVGIHLENEKSPSRKVKELDTRGSHFYLALYWAKALADQDIDIELKEKFEKISEKLKKNEKIIIEEISNAQGKPANIGGYYKPDREKLEKTMRPSNTFNSIIDSI